The DNA region CATACCCAGCTTGGTATTGTACAGGCCAACAGTATTATAAATCCTATACAGGGGAATTAAATACATCTGGAAGGGAAATAATGTACCCGAATATATTATTAAAAACAGGGGGAAATTGAATCTTGGTCTCAGCCTGATGAGGCTGAACCCGGCCATGGATGCAGTGATAATGGCAATGACTCCGCCCACCAGCGCATATATGAATGAGTTTAAAAAATGTTCCTGCAGTCTCCACTGTTTTAAAGCCATCTTAAAGTTTTCCACCACAGTAATCTTTGAGGGAAACTGGAAGAAAGAAGTAGCGTTAAACTCCTGGGGACTTTTAAGCGCAGCCTGTACTATGGAAAAGACCGGCAGCAGCCATGCTATTACCAGCAATACCAAAACCGTATATGTAATTGTCTTTCGAAGTTTTTCTCCCATGGTATTCTTTTACTCCTCTAGTAATATAACAAATCCTTCTTAAGCATGCTTTTTAGATAAAAGGCCGATGCTGCCACTACTATAAGGGAAAGCACTATGGATATGGCTGCCCCATATCCCATATTGGACATGGTAAAAGTCTCCCTAAACATGGTAACTGCCAGCGTTTCGGAAGACCGGTAGGGTCCTCCCCTGGTCATTACATATATTAAGTCAAATACTTTGAATGAATTGGCTGTAGCCATAACCACCACTACTGTGGTTATAGGCCGCAGCATTGGAAAAGTAACATGGATAAAAGTCTGCCATTTGCTGGCCCCTTCTATCATGGCCGCTTCTGTTTGCTCCACCGGAATGGAAGTAAGCCCCATTAAAAACAAAACCATATTCACGCCCATTTGCTGCCAGGTCCAGGTAATTAGCAGGGAGAAGGTATTCAAAGGTACTTCTACCAGCCAGGATACCTTATCCAGGCCAATCAAACCTATTACTTCATTTAATACTCCTACCTGCCTGCTGTACATGTAATTCCAGATTATGCCGGTGGCCACAAAGGATATGGTTATAGGTATATAAAATATTGATTTAAAAAAATTGCCAAACTTTAAGCCCCGCAAAAATACAGCTATAAGTAAACCGCCAAACACAGGGAAAATTAAGGTAAAAATTACCCACAGTATGGTATTTCTAAAAGAAATTAAAAAGTTACTGTCTTTAAACAATTGTATGTAATTTCCAAAACCGGTAAATATCGGGTCCGATATTCCATCCCAGTTAAAAAAACTGTAGTAAATATTCTGGACCATGGGCACCATCAAAAACAATACTACCAGTAAAAAGGCCGGTGCTATAAAAAGATAACTTACAAGCCTGCTATGATTTTTCATAAAATAGTCCCCGCCAAACAAAGTTTTCAATTGAGGGCAGCCATGAGGCTGCCCTCCCGTTTTTTAATTTATTGCTGCCAATAGCTATCGGCAATGGTGTCAAGTTCTTCCAGTATCCGGTCCAACTCAT from Actinomycetes bacterium includes:
- a CDS encoding carbohydrate ABC transporter permease translates to MGEKLRKTITYTVLVLLVIAWLLPVFSIVQAALKSPQEFNATSFFQFPSKITVVENFKMALKQWRLQEHFLNSFIYALVGGVIAIITASMAGFSLIRLRPRFNFPLFLIIYSGTLFPFQMYLIPLYRIYNTVGLYNTKLGMILIYSALCIPFSLFVYRGFYTTIPKEIEDAANLDGCSTFQLYYYIFLPQSIAPTAVVALFQMTWIWNDLLFGMVLTRTGNARPVMVSLASMSGVSGGIIPYIMTGVIFTSLPTIVLFILLRRYFISGMVLSSPGD
- a CDS encoding sugar ABC transporter permease, encoding MKNHSRLVSYLFIAPAFLLVVLFLMVPMVQNIYYSFFNWDGISDPIFTGFGNYIQLFKDSNFLISFRNTILWVIFTLIFPVFGGLLIAVFLRGLKFGNFFKSIFYIPITISFVATGIIWNYMYSRQVGVLNEVIGLIGLDKVSWLVEVPLNTFSLLITWTWQQMGVNMVLFLMGLTSIPVEQTEAAMIEGASKWQTFIHVTFPMLRPITTVVVVMATANSFKVFDLIYVMTRGGPYRSSETLAVTMFRETFTMSNMGYGAAISIVLSLIVVAASAFYLKSMLKKDLLYY